From a single Rutidosis leptorrhynchoides isolate AG116_Rl617_1_P2 chromosome 5, CSIRO_AGI_Rlap_v1, whole genome shotgun sequence genomic region:
- the LOC139849806 gene encoding uncharacterized protein, whose translation MTSALRQLAYGTAADMFVEYLKISEQTSAICLDNFCECIIHLYKERYMRSPNAYDVERLYSKHEEKHGFKGMLRSIDCMHWEWKNCPVALKGQYTGGDHKKPTIMLKAVASYDLWIWHAFFGMADCIYPDWATLVKGYAAQTDDPRIKFTRFQASARKDVERAFGVLQGRFHILRLAVRTMSVNKMRRVMDCCIILYNVILEDQGYALSDSKEDFTTELMENRPERIPNRGWDQDIIIREIRDRMVHDQLTDDLVEHIWNLPPTFRTTN comes from the exons ATGACTTCGGCTCTACGCCAGTTGGCGTATGGAACCGCCGCCGATATGTTTGTTGAATATTTAAAAATAAGTGAGCAAACCTCGGCAATTTGTTTAGACAACTTTTGTGAATGTATTATTCATTTATACAAAGAACGTTACATGAGATCTCCCAATGCATACGATGTTGAACGATTATATAGTAAACATGAGGAGAAACATGGTTTTAAGGGTATGCTCAggagtattgattgtatgcattgggagtgGAAGAATTGTCCAGTTGCTTTAAAGGGACAATACACTGGGGGTGATCACAAGAAACCCACCATTATGCTAAAAGCAGTTGCTTCTTATGACTTGTGGATTTGGCATGCATTTTTTGGGATGGCGG ATTGTATATATCCTGACTGGGCTACCCTAGTCAAAGGTTATGCGGCACAGACAGATGACCCAAGGATTAAGTTTACGCGATTTCAAGCTAGTGCCCGAAAGGATGTTGAGAGGGCATTTGGGGTTCTTCAAGGTCGATTTCATATTCTAAGGTTAGCAGTACGCACTATGTCGGTGAACAAGATGCGAAGAGTTATGGATTGTTGTATCATATTATATAATGTGATTTTAGAAGATCAAGGATATGCGTTAAGTGATTCGAAGGAAGATTTCACTACCGAACTGATGGAGAATCGTCCAGAGCGTATACCGAATAGAGGATGGGATCAAGACATTATCATCCGAGAGATTAGAGATAGGATGGTGCACGACCAACTAACCGATGATCTTGTTGAGCATATTTGGAACCTTCCGCCCACATTTCGCACTACGAACTAG